A genomic window from Elaeis guineensis isolate ETL-2024a chromosome 3, EG11, whole genome shotgun sequence includes:
- the LOC105040248 gene encoding aromatic aminotransferase ISS1 isoform X3, with amino-acid sequence MGSYAMLSKRLLETDTPVMVHIQELIRKAKDPISLAQGVVYWQPPAQALDKVKEIVWDPSTSRYGADEGLPELREALTEKIAFKSFYLQQGITLRFGLGNVLSCVTGILVVTDDAVVTFELRRENKLHKSSVMVTAGANQAFVNIVLTLCDPGDSVVMFAPYYFNAYMSFQMTGITNILVGPSNPKTLQPEVGWLEKILSGEGNQPIPKLVTVVNPGNPSGAYIPEPILKRISDLCSSAGAWLVVDNTYEYFMYDGLKHSCIEGNHIVNLFSFSKAYGMMGWRVGYIAYPTEVEGFAAQLLKVQDNIPICASIIGQRLALYSLEVGPEWIGERVQKLVKNRELLVKALAPLGKDAVMGGQGAIYLWAKLPDRFSDDYEVVRWLVNRHGVVVIPGSASGGPGYIRISFGGLKEADCEVAAERLRRGLEELLRDGMVQ; translated from the exons ATGGGGAGCTACGCCATGCTCTCAAAGAGGCTACTGGAGACTGATACGCCTGTCATGGTTCAT ATCCAAGAATTGATCCGGAAAGCTAAAGATCCGATATCTCTTGCACAG GGAGTAGTTTATTGGCAACCACCTGCGCAGGCTCTAGACAAGGTAAAAGAAATCGTATGGGACCCTTCCACCAGTCGTTATGGTGCTGATGAAGGACTTCCTGAACTAAGGGAAGCATTGACTGAGAAG ATTGCCTTTAAATCATTTTATTTACAACAAGGCATAACTTTACGATTTGGATTGGGCAATGTTCTTTCTTGCGTCACAGGTATCCTTGTTGTGACAGATGATGCTGTTGTTACTTTTGAG CTGCGCCGGGAGAATAAGTTGCACAAGTCTTCTGTAATGGTCACAGCTGGTGCAAATCAG GCATTCGTAAATATTGTGCTTACCCTATGTGATCCTGGGGACTCAGTTGTTATGTTTGCACCGTATTACTTCAATGCGTACATGTCCTTCCAGATGACGGGCATCACTAACATACTTGTTGGTCCTTCCAATCCAAAGACTCTTCAACCAGAAGTAG GCTGGTTGGAAAAGATTCTATCAGGGGAGGGCAACCAACCTATACCCAAGCTTGTTACCGTTGTAAATCCAGGAAATCCATCTGGGGCTTATATCCCAGAGCCTATCCtgaag AGAATTTCAGATCTTTGTAGCAGTGCTGGTGCATGGCTTGTTGTAGATAATACCTATGA GTATTTTATGTATGATGGATTGAAGCATTCATGTATAGAGGGTAACCACATAGTTAACCTCTTCTCCTTTTCCAAGGCCTATGGGATGATGGGATGGCGCGTAGGATAT ATAGCATACCCAACCGAAGTGGAAGGTTTTGCAGCACAACTCCTCAAAGTCCAAGACAACATACCCATTTGCGCTTCCATCATAGGGCAGCGTTTGGCTCTCTATTCCTTGGAAGTTGGGCCAGAATGGATTGGAGAGCGGGTGCAGAAGCTTGTGAAGAATAGGGAGTTGCTTGTGAAGGCTTTGGCTCCACTAGGGAAAGATGCTGTTATGGGTGGACAAGGGGCCATCTACCTCTGGGCGAAGCTTCCGGATAGATTTTCTGACGATTATGAGGTTGTCAGATGGCTGGTCAACAGGCATGGGGTGGTGGTGATTCCTGGAAGCGCCAGTGGTGGGCCTGGCTACATCCGTATATCTTTTGGGGGGTTGAAGGAGGCTGACTGTGAGGTTGCTGCTGAGAGACTGAGAAGAGGATTGGAAGAGCTGTTGAGAGATGGGATGGTACAGTAA
- the LOC105040248 gene encoding aromatic aminotransferase ISS1 isoform X6, whose translation MGSYAMLSKRLLETDTPVMVHIQELIRKAKDPISLAQGVVYWQPPAQALDKVKEIVWDPSTSRYGADEGLPELREALTEKLRRENKLHKSSVMVTAGANQAFVNIVLTLCDPGDSVVMFAPYYFNAYMSFQMTGITNILVGPSNPKTLQPEVGWLEKILSGEGNQPIPKLVTVVNPGNPSGAYIPEPILKRISDLCSSAGAWLVVDNTYEYFMYDGLKHSCIEGNHIVNLFSFSKAYGMMGWRVGYIAYPTEVEGFAAQLLKVQDNIPICASIIGQRLALYSLEVGPEWIGERVQKLVKNRELLVKALAPLGKDAVMGGQGAIYLWAKLPDRFSDDYEVVRWLVNRHGVVVIPGSASGGPGYIRISFGGLKEADCEVAAERLRRGLEELLRDGMVQ comes from the exons ATGGGGAGCTACGCCATGCTCTCAAAGAGGCTACTGGAGACTGATACGCCTGTCATGGTTCAT ATCCAAGAATTGATCCGGAAAGCTAAAGATCCGATATCTCTTGCACAG GGAGTAGTTTATTGGCAACCACCTGCGCAGGCTCTAGACAAGGTAAAAGAAATCGTATGGGACCCTTCCACCAGTCGTTATGGTGCTGATGAAGGACTTCCTGAACTAAGGGAAGCATTGACTGAGAAG CTGCGCCGGGAGAATAAGTTGCACAAGTCTTCTGTAATGGTCACAGCTGGTGCAAATCAG GCATTCGTAAATATTGTGCTTACCCTATGTGATCCTGGGGACTCAGTTGTTATGTTTGCACCGTATTACTTCAATGCGTACATGTCCTTCCAGATGACGGGCATCACTAACATACTTGTTGGTCCTTCCAATCCAAAGACTCTTCAACCAGAAGTAG GCTGGTTGGAAAAGATTCTATCAGGGGAGGGCAACCAACCTATACCCAAGCTTGTTACCGTTGTAAATCCAGGAAATCCATCTGGGGCTTATATCCCAGAGCCTATCCtgaag AGAATTTCAGATCTTTGTAGCAGTGCTGGTGCATGGCTTGTTGTAGATAATACCTATGA GTATTTTATGTATGATGGATTGAAGCATTCATGTATAGAGGGTAACCACATAGTTAACCTCTTCTCCTTTTCCAAGGCCTATGGGATGATGGGATGGCGCGTAGGATAT ATAGCATACCCAACCGAAGTGGAAGGTTTTGCAGCACAACTCCTCAAAGTCCAAGACAACATACCCATTTGCGCTTCCATCATAGGGCAGCGTTTGGCTCTCTATTCCTTGGAAGTTGGGCCAGAATGGATTGGAGAGCGGGTGCAGAAGCTTGTGAAGAATAGGGAGTTGCTTGTGAAGGCTTTGGCTCCACTAGGGAAAGATGCTGTTATGGGTGGACAAGGGGCCATCTACCTCTGGGCGAAGCTTCCGGATAGATTTTCTGACGATTATGAGGTTGTCAGATGGCTGGTCAACAGGCATGGGGTGGTGGTGATTCCTGGAAGCGCCAGTGGTGGGCCTGGCTACATCCGTATATCTTTTGGGGGGTTGAAGGAGGCTGACTGTGAGGTTGCTGCTGAGAGACTGAGAAGAGGATTGGAAGAGCTGTTGAGAGATGGGATGGTACAGTAA
- the LOC105040248 gene encoding aromatic aminotransferase ISS1 isoform X4 — protein MGSYAMLSKRLLETDTPVMVHIQELIRKAKDPISLAQGVVYWQPPAQALDKVKEIVWDPSTSRYGADEGLPELREALTEKIAFKSFYLQQGITLRFGLGNVLSCVTDRQPCSLVFTLQLRRENKLHKSSVMVTAGANQAFVNIVLTLCDPGDSVVMFAPYYFNAYMSFQMTGITNILVGPSNPKTLQPEVGWLEKILSGEGNQPIPKLVTVVNPGNPSGAYIPEPILKRISDLCSSAGAWLVVDNTYEYFMYDGLKHSCIEGNHIVNLFSFSKAYGMMGWRVGYIAYPTEVEGFAAQLLKVQDNIPICASIIGQRLALYSLEVGPEWIGERVQKLVKNRELLVKALAPLGKDAVMGGQGAIYLWAKLPDRFSDDYEVVRWLVNRHGVVVIPGSASGGPGYIRISFGGLKEADCEVAAERLRRGLEELLRDGMVQ, from the exons ATGGGGAGCTACGCCATGCTCTCAAAGAGGCTACTGGAGACTGATACGCCTGTCATGGTTCAT ATCCAAGAATTGATCCGGAAAGCTAAAGATCCGATATCTCTTGCACAG GGAGTAGTTTATTGGCAACCACCTGCGCAGGCTCTAGACAAGGTAAAAGAAATCGTATGGGACCCTTCCACCAGTCGTTATGGTGCTGATGAAGGACTTCCTGAACTAAGGGAAGCATTGACTGAGAAG ATTGCCTTTAAATCATTTTATTTACAACAAGGCATAACTTTACGATTTGGATTGGGCAATGTTCTTTCTTGCGTCACAG ACAGACAACCCTGTTCACTTGTATTCACATTGCAGCTGCGCCGGGAGAATAAGTTGCACAAGTCTTCTGTAATGGTCACAGCTGGTGCAAATCAG GCATTCGTAAATATTGTGCTTACCCTATGTGATCCTGGGGACTCAGTTGTTATGTTTGCACCGTATTACTTCAATGCGTACATGTCCTTCCAGATGACGGGCATCACTAACATACTTGTTGGTCCTTCCAATCCAAAGACTCTTCAACCAGAAGTAG GCTGGTTGGAAAAGATTCTATCAGGGGAGGGCAACCAACCTATACCCAAGCTTGTTACCGTTGTAAATCCAGGAAATCCATCTGGGGCTTATATCCCAGAGCCTATCCtgaag AGAATTTCAGATCTTTGTAGCAGTGCTGGTGCATGGCTTGTTGTAGATAATACCTATGA GTATTTTATGTATGATGGATTGAAGCATTCATGTATAGAGGGTAACCACATAGTTAACCTCTTCTCCTTTTCCAAGGCCTATGGGATGATGGGATGGCGCGTAGGATAT ATAGCATACCCAACCGAAGTGGAAGGTTTTGCAGCACAACTCCTCAAAGTCCAAGACAACATACCCATTTGCGCTTCCATCATAGGGCAGCGTTTGGCTCTCTATTCCTTGGAAGTTGGGCCAGAATGGATTGGAGAGCGGGTGCAGAAGCTTGTGAAGAATAGGGAGTTGCTTGTGAAGGCTTTGGCTCCACTAGGGAAAGATGCTGTTATGGGTGGACAAGGGGCCATCTACCTCTGGGCGAAGCTTCCGGATAGATTTTCTGACGATTATGAGGTTGTCAGATGGCTGGTCAACAGGCATGGGGTGGTGGTGATTCCTGGAAGCGCCAGTGGTGGGCCTGGCTACATCCGTATATCTTTTGGGGGGTTGAAGGAGGCTGACTGTGAGGTTGCTGCTGAGAGACTGAGAAGAGGATTGGAAGAGCTGTTGAGAGATGGGATGGTACAGTAA
- the LOC105040248 gene encoding aromatic aminotransferase ISS1 isoform X7, translating into MFFLASQLRRENKLHKSSVMVTAGANQAFVNIVLTLCDPGDSVVMFAPYYFNAYMSFQMTGITNILVGPSNPKTLQPEVGWLEKILSGEGNQPIPKLVTVVNPGNPSGAYIPEPILKRISDLCSSAGAWLVVDNTYEYFMYDGLKHSCIEGNHIVNLFSFSKAYGMMGWRVGYIAYPTEVEGFAAQLLKVQDNIPICASIIGQRLALYSLEVGPEWIGERVQKLVKNRELLVKALAPLGKDAVMGGQGAIYLWAKLPDRFSDDYEVVRWLVNRHGVVVIPGSASGGPGYIRISFGGLKEADCEVAAERLRRGLEELLRDGMVQ; encoded by the exons ATGTTCTTTCTTGCGTCACAG CTGCGCCGGGAGAATAAGTTGCACAAGTCTTCTGTAATGGTCACAGCTGGTGCAAATCAG GCATTCGTAAATATTGTGCTTACCCTATGTGATCCTGGGGACTCAGTTGTTATGTTTGCACCGTATTACTTCAATGCGTACATGTCCTTCCAGATGACGGGCATCACTAACATACTTGTTGGTCCTTCCAATCCAAAGACTCTTCAACCAGAAGTAG GCTGGTTGGAAAAGATTCTATCAGGGGAGGGCAACCAACCTATACCCAAGCTTGTTACCGTTGTAAATCCAGGAAATCCATCTGGGGCTTATATCCCAGAGCCTATCCtgaag AGAATTTCAGATCTTTGTAGCAGTGCTGGTGCATGGCTTGTTGTAGATAATACCTATGA GTATTTTATGTATGATGGATTGAAGCATTCATGTATAGAGGGTAACCACATAGTTAACCTCTTCTCCTTTTCCAAGGCCTATGGGATGATGGGATGGCGCGTAGGATAT ATAGCATACCCAACCGAAGTGGAAGGTTTTGCAGCACAACTCCTCAAAGTCCAAGACAACATACCCATTTGCGCTTCCATCATAGGGCAGCGTTTGGCTCTCTATTCCTTGGAAGTTGGGCCAGAATGGATTGGAGAGCGGGTGCAGAAGCTTGTGAAGAATAGGGAGTTGCTTGTGAAGGCTTTGGCTCCACTAGGGAAAGATGCTGTTATGGGTGGACAAGGGGCCATCTACCTCTGGGCGAAGCTTCCGGATAGATTTTCTGACGATTATGAGGTTGTCAGATGGCTGGTCAACAGGCATGGGGTGGTGGTGATTCCTGGAAGCGCCAGTGGTGGGCCTGGCTACATCCGTATATCTTTTGGGGGGTTGAAGGAGGCTGACTGTGAGGTTGCTGCTGAGAGACTGAGAAGAGGATTGGAAGAGCTGTTGAGAGATGGGATGGTACAGTAA
- the LOC105040248 gene encoding aromatic aminotransferase ISS1 isoform X2, whose protein sequence is MGSYAMLSKRLLETDTPVMVHIQELIRKAKDPISLAQGVVYWQPPAQALDKVKEIVWDPSTSRYGADEGLPELREALTEKVVACFLGCRLVGKFNCLLLQIAFKSFYLQQGITLRFGLGNVLSCVTDRQPCSLVFTLQLRRENKLHKSSVMVTAGANQAFVNIVLTLCDPGDSVVMFAPYYFNAYMSFQMTGITNILVGPSNPKTLQPEVGWLEKILSGEGNQPIPKLVTVVNPGNPSGAYIPEPILKRISDLCSSAGAWLVVDNTYEYFMYDGLKHSCIEGNHIVNLFSFSKAYGMMGWRVGYIAYPTEVEGFAAQLLKVQDNIPICASIIGQRLALYSLEVGPEWIGERVQKLVKNRELLVKALAPLGKDAVMGGQGAIYLWAKLPDRFSDDYEVVRWLVNRHGVVVIPGSASGGPGYIRISFGGLKEADCEVAAERLRRGLEELLRDGMVQ, encoded by the exons ATGGGGAGCTACGCCATGCTCTCAAAGAGGCTACTGGAGACTGATACGCCTGTCATGGTTCAT ATCCAAGAATTGATCCGGAAAGCTAAAGATCCGATATCTCTTGCACAG GGAGTAGTTTATTGGCAACCACCTGCGCAGGCTCTAGACAAGGTAAAAGAAATCGTATGGGACCCTTCCACCAGTCGTTATGGTGCTGATGAAGGACTTCCTGAACTAAGGGAAGCATTGACTGAGAAG GTTGTAGCTTGTTTTCTGGGGTGTAGATTGGTAGGTAAGTTTAATTGCTTGCTTTTGCAGATTGCCTTTAAATCATTTTATTTACAACAAGGCATAACTTTACGATTTGGATTGGGCAATGTTCTTTCTTGCGTCACAG ACAGACAACCCTGTTCACTTGTATTCACATTGCAGCTGCGCCGGGAGAATAAGTTGCACAAGTCTTCTGTAATGGTCACAGCTGGTGCAAATCAG GCATTCGTAAATATTGTGCTTACCCTATGTGATCCTGGGGACTCAGTTGTTATGTTTGCACCGTATTACTTCAATGCGTACATGTCCTTCCAGATGACGGGCATCACTAACATACTTGTTGGTCCTTCCAATCCAAAGACTCTTCAACCAGAAGTAG GCTGGTTGGAAAAGATTCTATCAGGGGAGGGCAACCAACCTATACCCAAGCTTGTTACCGTTGTAAATCCAGGAAATCCATCTGGGGCTTATATCCCAGAGCCTATCCtgaag AGAATTTCAGATCTTTGTAGCAGTGCTGGTGCATGGCTTGTTGTAGATAATACCTATGA GTATTTTATGTATGATGGATTGAAGCATTCATGTATAGAGGGTAACCACATAGTTAACCTCTTCTCCTTTTCCAAGGCCTATGGGATGATGGGATGGCGCGTAGGATAT ATAGCATACCCAACCGAAGTGGAAGGTTTTGCAGCACAACTCCTCAAAGTCCAAGACAACATACCCATTTGCGCTTCCATCATAGGGCAGCGTTTGGCTCTCTATTCCTTGGAAGTTGGGCCAGAATGGATTGGAGAGCGGGTGCAGAAGCTTGTGAAGAATAGGGAGTTGCTTGTGAAGGCTTTGGCTCCACTAGGGAAAGATGCTGTTATGGGTGGACAAGGGGCCATCTACCTCTGGGCGAAGCTTCCGGATAGATTTTCTGACGATTATGAGGTTGTCAGATGGCTGGTCAACAGGCATGGGGTGGTGGTGATTCCTGGAAGCGCCAGTGGTGGGCCTGGCTACATCCGTATATCTTTTGGGGGGTTGAAGGAGGCTGACTGTGAGGTTGCTGCTGAGAGACTGAGAAGAGGATTGGAAGAGCTGTTGAGAGATGGGATGGTACAGTAA
- the LOC105040248 gene encoding aromatic aminotransferase ISS1 isoform X5 yields the protein MGSYAMLSKRLLETDTPVMVHIQELIRKAKDPISLAQGVVYWQPPAQALDKVKEIVWDPSTSRYGADEGLPELREALTEKVVACFLGCRLVGILVVTDDAVVTFELRRENKLHKSSVMVTAGANQAFVNIVLTLCDPGDSVVMFAPYYFNAYMSFQMTGITNILVGPSNPKTLQPEVGWLEKILSGEGNQPIPKLVTVVNPGNPSGAYIPEPILKRISDLCSSAGAWLVVDNTYEYFMYDGLKHSCIEGNHIVNLFSFSKAYGMMGWRVGYIAYPTEVEGFAAQLLKVQDNIPICASIIGQRLALYSLEVGPEWIGERVQKLVKNRELLVKALAPLGKDAVMGGQGAIYLWAKLPDRFSDDYEVVRWLVNRHGVVVIPGSASGGPGYIRISFGGLKEADCEVAAERLRRGLEELLRDGMVQ from the exons ATGGGGAGCTACGCCATGCTCTCAAAGAGGCTACTGGAGACTGATACGCCTGTCATGGTTCAT ATCCAAGAATTGATCCGGAAAGCTAAAGATCCGATATCTCTTGCACAG GGAGTAGTTTATTGGCAACCACCTGCGCAGGCTCTAGACAAGGTAAAAGAAATCGTATGGGACCCTTCCACCAGTCGTTATGGTGCTGATGAAGGACTTCCTGAACTAAGGGAAGCATTGACTGAGAAG GTTGTAGCTTGTTTTCTGGGGTGTAGATTGGTAG GTATCCTTGTTGTGACAGATGATGCTGTTGTTACTTTTGAG CTGCGCCGGGAGAATAAGTTGCACAAGTCTTCTGTAATGGTCACAGCTGGTGCAAATCAG GCATTCGTAAATATTGTGCTTACCCTATGTGATCCTGGGGACTCAGTTGTTATGTTTGCACCGTATTACTTCAATGCGTACATGTCCTTCCAGATGACGGGCATCACTAACATACTTGTTGGTCCTTCCAATCCAAAGACTCTTCAACCAGAAGTAG GCTGGTTGGAAAAGATTCTATCAGGGGAGGGCAACCAACCTATACCCAAGCTTGTTACCGTTGTAAATCCAGGAAATCCATCTGGGGCTTATATCCCAGAGCCTATCCtgaag AGAATTTCAGATCTTTGTAGCAGTGCTGGTGCATGGCTTGTTGTAGATAATACCTATGA GTATTTTATGTATGATGGATTGAAGCATTCATGTATAGAGGGTAACCACATAGTTAACCTCTTCTCCTTTTCCAAGGCCTATGGGATGATGGGATGGCGCGTAGGATAT ATAGCATACCCAACCGAAGTGGAAGGTTTTGCAGCACAACTCCTCAAAGTCCAAGACAACATACCCATTTGCGCTTCCATCATAGGGCAGCGTTTGGCTCTCTATTCCTTGGAAGTTGGGCCAGAATGGATTGGAGAGCGGGTGCAGAAGCTTGTGAAGAATAGGGAGTTGCTTGTGAAGGCTTTGGCTCCACTAGGGAAAGATGCTGTTATGGGTGGACAAGGGGCCATCTACCTCTGGGCGAAGCTTCCGGATAGATTTTCTGACGATTATGAGGTTGTCAGATGGCTGGTCAACAGGCATGGGGTGGTGGTGATTCCTGGAAGCGCCAGTGGTGGGCCTGGCTACATCCGTATATCTTTTGGGGGGTTGAAGGAGGCTGACTGTGAGGTTGCTGCTGAGAGACTGAGAAGAGGATTGGAAGAGCTGTTGAGAGATGGGATGGTACAGTAA
- the LOC105040248 gene encoding aromatic aminotransferase ISS1 isoform X1, translated as MGSYAMLSKRLLETDTPVMVHIQELIRKAKDPISLAQGVVYWQPPAQALDKVKEIVWDPSTSRYGADEGLPELREALTEKVVACFLGCRLVGKFNCLLLQIAFKSFYLQQGITLRFGLGNVLSCVTGILVVTDDAVVTFELRRENKLHKSSVMVTAGANQAFVNIVLTLCDPGDSVVMFAPYYFNAYMSFQMTGITNILVGPSNPKTLQPEVGWLEKILSGEGNQPIPKLVTVVNPGNPSGAYIPEPILKRISDLCSSAGAWLVVDNTYEYFMYDGLKHSCIEGNHIVNLFSFSKAYGMMGWRVGYIAYPTEVEGFAAQLLKVQDNIPICASIIGQRLALYSLEVGPEWIGERVQKLVKNRELLVKALAPLGKDAVMGGQGAIYLWAKLPDRFSDDYEVVRWLVNRHGVVVIPGSASGGPGYIRISFGGLKEADCEVAAERLRRGLEELLRDGMVQ; from the exons ATGGGGAGCTACGCCATGCTCTCAAAGAGGCTACTGGAGACTGATACGCCTGTCATGGTTCAT ATCCAAGAATTGATCCGGAAAGCTAAAGATCCGATATCTCTTGCACAG GGAGTAGTTTATTGGCAACCACCTGCGCAGGCTCTAGACAAGGTAAAAGAAATCGTATGGGACCCTTCCACCAGTCGTTATGGTGCTGATGAAGGACTTCCTGAACTAAGGGAAGCATTGACTGAGAAG GTTGTAGCTTGTTTTCTGGGGTGTAGATTGGTAGGTAAGTTTAATTGCTTGCTTTTGCAGATTGCCTTTAAATCATTTTATTTACAACAAGGCATAACTTTACGATTTGGATTGGGCAATGTTCTTTCTTGCGTCACAGGTATCCTTGTTGTGACAGATGATGCTGTTGTTACTTTTGAG CTGCGCCGGGAGAATAAGTTGCACAAGTCTTCTGTAATGGTCACAGCTGGTGCAAATCAG GCATTCGTAAATATTGTGCTTACCCTATGTGATCCTGGGGACTCAGTTGTTATGTTTGCACCGTATTACTTCAATGCGTACATGTCCTTCCAGATGACGGGCATCACTAACATACTTGTTGGTCCTTCCAATCCAAAGACTCTTCAACCAGAAGTAG GCTGGTTGGAAAAGATTCTATCAGGGGAGGGCAACCAACCTATACCCAAGCTTGTTACCGTTGTAAATCCAGGAAATCCATCTGGGGCTTATATCCCAGAGCCTATCCtgaag AGAATTTCAGATCTTTGTAGCAGTGCTGGTGCATGGCTTGTTGTAGATAATACCTATGA GTATTTTATGTATGATGGATTGAAGCATTCATGTATAGAGGGTAACCACATAGTTAACCTCTTCTCCTTTTCCAAGGCCTATGGGATGATGGGATGGCGCGTAGGATAT ATAGCATACCCAACCGAAGTGGAAGGTTTTGCAGCACAACTCCTCAAAGTCCAAGACAACATACCCATTTGCGCTTCCATCATAGGGCAGCGTTTGGCTCTCTATTCCTTGGAAGTTGGGCCAGAATGGATTGGAGAGCGGGTGCAGAAGCTTGTGAAGAATAGGGAGTTGCTTGTGAAGGCTTTGGCTCCACTAGGGAAAGATGCTGTTATGGGTGGACAAGGGGCCATCTACCTCTGGGCGAAGCTTCCGGATAGATTTTCTGACGATTATGAGGTTGTCAGATGGCTGGTCAACAGGCATGGGGTGGTGGTGATTCCTGGAAGCGCCAGTGGTGGGCCTGGCTACATCCGTATATCTTTTGGGGGGTTGAAGGAGGCTGACTGTGAGGTTGCTGCTGAGAGACTGAGAAGAGGATTGGAAGAGCTGTTGAGAGATGGGATGGTACAGTAA